A portion of the Enterobacter sp. SA187 genome contains these proteins:
- a CDS encoding efflux RND transporter periplasmic adaptor subunit: MNKFGECIRLSSVIIMSIGLLCGCNDNENAPAKMPDPEVSVWQVKAAPLAVTTELPGRTEAFRIAEVRPQVSGIILKRNFVEGNDITAGDSLYQIDPATYQAALASAQGELAKAEAAASMAHLTVKRYAPLVGTQYVSRQEYDTAVASARQADASVQAAKAAVETARINLAYTRVSSPISGRIGKSAVTEGALVTNGQATALATVQQIDPIYVDVTQSSSDFMRLKQAVEQGNLRRQDGKAEVELLTENGQVYPLKGTLEFSDITVDQSTGSITIRAVFPNPDHSLLPGMFVRARLDEGVQPEAILVPQQSVTRNARGDATVMLVNEKNQAEQRNVVATQAIGDKWLISEGLKEGDKVIVSGLQRARPGTQVTIVPASSGE; encoded by the coding sequence ATGAATAAATTTGGTGAATGTATTCGCCTTTCATCAGTCATTATTATGTCAATCGGCTTACTTTGCGGTTGTAATGATAATGAAAACGCGCCAGCTAAAATGCCGGATCCCGAGGTCAGCGTCTGGCAGGTTAAAGCAGCCCCTCTGGCGGTGACGACAGAATTACCGGGACGAACCGAAGCATTTCGTATTGCAGAGGTGCGTCCGCAGGTGAGCGGAATTATTCTCAAACGTAATTTTGTTGAAGGCAACGATATTACCGCCGGGGACTCGCTGTATCAGATCGATCCGGCAACCTATCAGGCGGCCTTAGCAAGCGCGCAGGGCGAATTAGCGAAAGCCGAAGCCGCTGCAAGTATGGCGCACTTAACGGTCAAACGTTATGCGCCTCTGGTAGGGACGCAATACGTCAGCCGTCAGGAATATGACACCGCCGTTGCCAGCGCCCGGCAGGCAGACGCCAGCGTCCAGGCCGCAAAAGCCGCAGTAGAGACGGCGCGTATCAATCTGGCCTATACCCGTGTCAGTTCCCCCATCAGCGGCCGTATCGGTAAATCTGCCGTCACCGAAGGCGCGCTGGTAACCAACGGTCAGGCGACGGCGCTGGCCACGGTGCAGCAAATCGATCCAATCTATGTTGATGTCACGCAATCCAGCAGCGATTTTATGCGTCTGAAACAGGCGGTGGAACAGGGCAACCTGCGCAGACAGGATGGCAAAGCTGAGGTTGAACTGCTCACAGAGAACGGTCAGGTCTATCCGTTAAAGGGTACGCTGGAATTCTCAGATATTACCGTCGACCAGAGCACCGGCTCGATCACTATCCGCGCGGTTTTCCCCAATCCTGATCACAGCCTCCTTCCGGGAATGTTTGTGCGCGCACGCCTTGATGAAGGTGTTCAGCCAGAAGCTATTCTGGTGCCGCAGCAGAGCGTAACCCGTAATGCTCGCGGCGATGCCACCGTGATGCTGGTAAATGAAAAAAATCAGGCTGAGCAGCGCAACGTAGTTGCGACTCAGGCTATTGGCGATAAATGGCTCATTTCGGAGGGGCTGAAAGAGGGTGACAAGGTGATTGTCAGCGGCTTGCAGCGTGCCCGTCCTGGCACCCAAGTGACTATCGTGCCTG
- a CDS encoding amino acid ABC transporter permease, protein MSHRRPTVKGSFSFSNPAVRAWLFQIIAVLAVVGVAIYLIHNTVTNLSNRGITSGFAFLDRSAGFGIVQHLIDYEQGDTYGRVFLVGLLNTLLVSALCIVFASFLGFFLGLARLSENWLLRKLSTIYIETFRNIPPLLQIFFWYFAVLRNLPGPRQAVSAFDLAFLSNRGLYIPAPQTGEGLLAFIAAVALAVVLSVGLFRFNKTHQIKTGQLRRTWPVALGLFIALPLLAHMIFGAALHWDVPELRGFNFRGGMALIPELAALTLALSVYTSAFIAEIIRAGIQSVPHGQHEAARSLGLPHPVTLRQVIIPQALRVIIPPLTSQYLNIVKNSSLAAAIGYPDMVSLFAGTVLNQTGQAIETIAITMSVYLIISLGISLLMNIYNRRIALIER, encoded by the coding sequence ATGTCCCATCGCCGCCCAACCGTTAAAGGATCGTTTTCCTTCTCCAACCCTGCGGTTCGCGCCTGGCTGTTTCAGATTATCGCCGTGCTGGCTGTCGTCGGCGTGGCTATTTACCTGATACACAATACCGTTACCAATCTGAGCAACCGTGGCATCACGTCAGGTTTTGCCTTCCTCGATCGCAGCGCCGGTTTCGGCATTGTTCAGCATCTTATCGATTATGAGCAGGGCGATACTTATGGCCGGGTGTTCCTGGTCGGTTTGCTTAATACGCTGCTGGTATCGGCGCTATGCATTGTTTTTGCCTCATTTCTGGGCTTCTTTCTGGGGCTTGCACGACTGTCGGAAAACTGGCTGCTGCGTAAACTGTCGACTATTTACATCGAGACGTTCCGCAATATTCCGCCGTTATTACAGATCTTCTTCTGGTACTTTGCGGTACTGCGTAATCTTCCGGGGCCACGCCAGGCGGTAAGCGCGTTCGACCTGGCGTTTTTGAGCAATCGTGGTCTCTATATTCCCGCGCCGCAAACAGGTGAAGGGCTGCTGGCTTTTATCGCGGCAGTCGCGCTGGCAGTTGTCCTGTCGGTTGGCCTGTTCCGCTTTAATAAAACGCATCAGATCAAAACCGGGCAACTACGCCGCACATGGCCGGTTGCACTTGGTCTTTTCATCGCATTGCCACTGCTGGCGCACATGATTTTCGGGGCGGCCCTGCACTGGGATGTGCCGGAACTGCGCGGTTTTAACTTCCGTGGCGGAATGGCGCTGATCCCGGAACTGGCAGCATTGACGCTGGCCCTGTCAGTCTATACCTCCGCCTTTATTGCCGAGATTATCCGCGCGGGTATTCAGTCAGTACCGCACGGGCAGCACGAAGCGGCGCGTTCGCTTGGCCTGCCGCATCCGGTAACGCTACGCCAGGTGATCATCCCGCAGGCGCTGCGTGTGATCATCCCGCCATTAACCAGCCAGTATCTTAATATCGTCAAAAACTCATCTCTGGCGGCGGCGATTGGTTATCCGGACATGGTGTCGCTTTTCGCGGGAACCGTCCTGAACCAGACAGGCCAGGCAATTGAAACTATCGCCATCACTATGTCGGTATACCTGATTATCAGTCTCGGTATTTCGTTGCTGATGAATATCTATAACCGCCGCATTGCGCTGATTGAACGCTAA
- a CDS encoding efflux RND transporter permease subunit has product MAKFFIDRPIFAWVLAIILMLAGALAVINLPVAQYPTIAPPAIAINATYPGADAQTVQDTVTQVIEQNMNGLDNLMYMSSTSDSAGSVSVTLTFKSGTDADIAQVQVQNKLQLAMPLLPQEVQQQGINVKKSSSTFLMVMGFISEDGSMTQDDIADFISSNIKDPVSRTEGVGDVQLFGAQYAMRIWLDPNKLNEYQLTTVDVVDQIKAQNSQIAAGQLGGTPSVANQQINASIIAQTRLRTPEQFGRITLKVLSNGARVQLKDVARIELGGENYNVIARYNGKPSAGLGIKLATGANALDAADAVKQQMAHLQPYFPHGLKLVYSYDTTPFIKISIREVFKTLFEAIVLVFLVMYLFLQNLRATLIPTIAVPVVLLGTFAILAAFGYSINTLTMFGMVLAIGLLVDDAIVVVENVERVMVDEGLPPKEATQKSMAQIQGALVGIAMVLSAVFVPMAFFGGSTGVIYRQFSITIVSAMALSVLVALILTPALCATLLKPTTHGTTNRMFGWFNRLFEQSTQHYTGSVQKLLSRTGRYMVLYLVIVVGMACLFLRLPTSFLPEEDQGVFLTMVTLPAGAAQDRTEKIMQEVTRYYLTNEKNNVDSVFTVTGFGLNGKGQNNGLAFIRLTDWAQREGEENRVEAIVARATHAFRSIKDGMVFAFNLPAITELGTATGFDFELIDQAGLGHVELTKARNELLKKVAQRPDMLVRTRPNGLEDMPQFKLNVDQEKAQALGVSLTDINKTIATALGSTYVNDFVDNGRVKKVYAQADAPYRMMPDDINRWFVRSRNGEMVPFSSFTSANWIQGSPRLERYNGLPAMEILGEAAPGKSSGEAMKMMEAFAATLPSGIGFDWTGMSYQERLSGNQAPALYAISLMVVFLCLAALYESWSIPFSVMLVVPLGVVGALLAASCRGLSNDVYFQVGLLTTIGLSAKNAILIVEFARDLMDKEHKSLIDATLEAVKMRLRPILMTSLAFILGVMPLVLSTGAGSGAQNAVGTGVMGGMVSATLLAIFFVPVFFVVIRRRFTSNH; this is encoded by the coding sequence ATGGCTAAGTTCTTTATTGATAGGCCTATATTCGCCTGGGTGCTGGCGATTATTTTAATGCTGGCTGGTGCGCTGGCGGTCATCAACCTTCCGGTTGCACAATATCCTACGATCGCACCGCCTGCTATCGCTATTAATGCCACTTATCCCGGCGCTGATGCGCAAACGGTCCAGGATACCGTTACCCAGGTGATAGAACAAAATATGAATGGCCTGGATAACCTGATGTATATGTCGTCCACCAGCGATTCTGCCGGCAGCGTGTCCGTCACCTTAACCTTTAAATCCGGCACCGATGCCGATATCGCCCAGGTTCAGGTCCAGAACAAACTGCAACTTGCTATGCCATTATTGCCCCAGGAAGTGCAGCAACAGGGGATAAACGTTAAGAAATCAAGCAGCACCTTTTTGATGGTAATGGGTTTTATCTCAGAAGACGGCAGCATGACGCAGGATGATATTGCCGATTTTATCTCGTCAAATATTAAGGATCCCGTTAGCCGTACTGAAGGGGTGGGCGACGTGCAGCTATTCGGCGCGCAATATGCAATGCGCATCTGGCTTGATCCGAACAAACTGAATGAATATCAGTTGACTACTGTCGATGTGGTCGATCAGATCAAAGCCCAGAATAGCCAGATTGCCGCAGGCCAGCTGGGCGGCACGCCATCCGTGGCCAATCAGCAGATTAACGCCTCGATCATTGCCCAGACGCGTCTGCGTACGCCGGAGCAGTTTGGCCGTATTACGTTAAAAGTCCTCTCCAACGGCGCACGGGTACAGCTCAAAGACGTCGCACGCATCGAGCTGGGCGGCGAGAACTACAACGTTATCGCCCGGTATAACGGTAAACCGTCAGCGGGTCTGGGCATCAAACTCGCAACGGGCGCTAACGCGCTGGACGCCGCCGATGCGGTGAAACAGCAGATGGCCCACCTGCAACCCTACTTTCCTCACGGCCTGAAACTGGTTTACAGCTACGACACCACCCCCTTTATTAAGATCTCCATCCGGGAAGTCTTCAAAACGCTGTTTGAAGCCATCGTGCTGGTGTTTCTTGTCATGTATCTGTTTTTGCAGAATCTGCGGGCCACGCTCATTCCTACTATTGCGGTGCCCGTGGTGTTACTGGGGACCTTTGCCATACTGGCGGCGTTCGGCTATTCGATTAACACGCTGACCATGTTTGGCATGGTGTTAGCCATCGGCCTGCTGGTGGACGACGCTATCGTGGTGGTGGAAAACGTAGAGCGCGTGATGGTCGATGAAGGATTGCCCCCCAAAGAGGCGACGCAGAAATCGATGGCGCAGATACAGGGCGCGCTGGTGGGCATCGCCATGGTGTTGTCGGCGGTATTCGTCCCGATGGCGTTTTTTGGCGGCTCAACCGGGGTGATCTACCGGCAATTCTCCATCACCATCGTTTCTGCCATGGCTCTGTCCGTGCTGGTGGCGCTCATTTTAACGCCCGCACTGTGCGCCACCCTGCTAAAACCCACTACCCACGGCACGACTAACCGGATGTTTGGCTGGTTCAACCGGCTGTTTGAACAAAGCACCCAGCACTACACCGGCAGCGTACAGAAACTGCTAAGCCGTACCGGCCGCTACATGGTGCTTTACCTGGTGATTGTCGTGGGCATGGCCTGTTTATTCCTGCGTTTGCCCACCTCTTTTTTACCCGAAGAGGATCAAGGGGTTTTCCTGACGATGGTCACGCTGCCCGCTGGCGCCGCCCAGGATCGCACGGAAAAAATCATGCAGGAAGTCACACGTTACTATCTGACGAATGAGAAAAATAACGTGGATTCTGTGTTTACGGTGACGGGCTTTGGGCTTAACGGTAAAGGGCAAAACAACGGCCTGGCTTTTATCCGTTTAACAGACTGGGCACAGCGTGAAGGCGAGGAAAACCGTGTTGAGGCGATAGTTGCGCGTGCCACGCATGCGTTTCGCAGTATCAAAGACGGGATGGTATTTGCGTTTAACCTTCCCGCCATTACCGAGCTGGGCACTGCTACCGGGTTCGACTTTGAACTGATCGATCAGGCGGGGCTGGGGCATGTGGAGTTGACCAAAGCGCGTAATGAACTGCTGAAAAAAGTCGCTCAGCGTCCGGATATGCTGGTGCGTACACGGCCTAATGGTCTGGAAGATATGCCGCAATTCAAACTGAATGTCGATCAGGAAAAAGCACAGGCGCTCGGTGTCTCGCTAACGGATATCAACAAGACCATTGCAACCGCACTGGGTAGCACTTACGTGAATGATTTCGTCGATAACGGCCGTGTGAAAAAAGTTTACGCACAGGCTGACGCGCCTTATCGCATGATGCCGGATGATATTAACCGCTGGTTTGTACGTAGCCGTAACGGCGAAATGGTGCCCTTTTCAAGTTTCACCAGCGCCAACTGGATCCAGGGATCGCCACGTCTGGAGCGCTACAACGGTTTGCCAGCGATGGAAATTCTGGGTGAGGCCGCGCCAGGTAAAAGCAGCGGTGAGGCCATGAAGATGATGGAGGCGTTCGCCGCAACGCTGCCCTCCGGGATTGGCTTCGACTGGACGGGGATGTCGTATCAGGAGCGCTTATCCGGCAATCAGGCCCCCGCGTTATATGCCATCTCACTGATGGTGGTATTCCTGTGTCTGGCGGCACTTTATGAAAGCTGGTCGATTCCATTTTCCGTCATGCTGGTTGTACCGCTCGGCGTGGTGGGCGCCTTGCTGGCGGCCAGTTGCCGTGGCCTGAGTAACGACGTCTATTTCCAGGTTGGCCTGCTGACCACCATTGGATTGTCGGCAAAGAATGCCATTTTGATCGTCGAGTTTGCCAGGGATTTGATGGATAAAGAGCACAAGAGCTTAATCGACGCCACGCTGGAGGCGGTAAAAATGCGTTTGCGCCCGATACTCATGACGTCACTGGCTTTTATCCTTGGCGTAATGCCGCTGGTGCTCAGTACAGGCGCAGGCAGCGGCGCACAAAACGCGGTTGGGACTGGCGTAATGGGCGGTATGGTATCCGCAACCCTGCTGGCAATATTTTTTGTGCCGGTATTTTTCGTGGTTATTCGCCGACGCTTTACCAGTAACCACTAA
- the aroE gene encoding shikimate dehydrogenase produces the protein MESYAVFGNPIAHSKSPFIHQQFAQQLQIDHPYGRVLAPADDFVNTLNAFFAAGGKGANITVPFKEEAFARADELTERAALAGAVNTLKRLEDGRLLGDNTDGTGLLSDLERLGFIKPGFRILLTGAGGAARGVLLPLLSLDCQVTITNRTFARAEALANVFMHTGSVKAVAMDQLRDHEFDLIINATSSGISGEIPAIPESLVHPHLYCYDMFYQKGNTPFLNWCEHHGAKQCADGVGMLVAQAAHAVLLWHGVLPETEAVINQLKQEIAQ, from the coding sequence ATGGAAAGCTATGCGGTATTCGGTAACCCGATCGCCCACAGTAAGTCTCCGTTTATTCATCAACAATTTGCGCAGCAGCTGCAAATTGATCACCCTTATGGTCGTGTGCTGGCGCCAGCAGATGATTTTGTGAATACCCTGAATGCGTTTTTTGCGGCGGGGGGGAAGGGGGCTAACATCACGGTCCCCTTTAAAGAAGAGGCGTTTGCCCGGGCCGATGAACTGACAGAGCGCGCAGCGCTGGCAGGGGCAGTGAATACCCTCAAGCGGCTGGAGGATGGCCGTTTGCTGGGGGATAACACCGATGGTACGGGCTTGCTGAGCGATCTTGAGCGGCTGGGCTTCATTAAGCCTGGTTTCCGTATTTTGCTGACAGGCGCAGGCGGCGCTGCCCGTGGGGTTCTTCTCCCTTTACTGTCTCTGGATTGCCAGGTAACCATCACTAACCGTACTTTTGCGCGGGCTGAGGCGCTGGCAAACGTCTTCATGCATACCGGCAGCGTCAAGGCGGTGGCAATGGATCAACTACGGGATCATGAATTTGATCTGATCATTAATGCGACATCCAGTGGCATTAGCGGCGAGATCCCCGCGATCCCGGAATCGCTGGTTCATCCGCATCTGTACTGTTATGACATGTTCTATCAGAAAGGAAATACGCCGTTTTTGAACTGGTGTGAGCATCATGGCGCAAAACAGTGCGCAGATGGAGTGGGTATGCTGGTGGCGCAGGCTGCTCATGCTGTTCTGTTATGGCACGGGGTGTTACCGGAAACTGAAGCGGTGATTAATCAGCTGAAGCAGGAAATAGCGCAATGA
- a CDS encoding amino acid ABC transporter ATP-binding protein encodes MSNMIMQSDDAMITLDTVNKWYGQFHVLKNINLEVKQGERIVLCGPSGSGKSTTIRCINHLEEHQQGRIVVDGIELNEDIRNIEKVRQEVGMVFQHFNLFPHLTVLQNCTLAPIWVRKMPKKEAEALAMHYLERVRIAEHAHKFPGQISGGQQQRVAIARSLCMKPKIMLFDEPTSALDPEMVKEVLDTMIGLAESGMTMLCVTHEMGFARTVADRVIFMDRGEIVEQAPPETFFANPKSERTRAFLSQVIH; translated from the coding sequence ATGAGTAATATGATTATGCAGTCTGACGATGCGATGATTACGCTCGACACTGTGAATAAATGGTACGGGCAGTTTCACGTGCTGAAAAATATCAACCTTGAGGTCAAACAGGGTGAACGTATTGTCCTCTGCGGGCCGTCGGGTTCAGGGAAATCCACCACGATCCGCTGTATCAACCATCTGGAAGAGCATCAGCAAGGCCGGATTGTGGTGGATGGGATTGAGCTTAACGAGGACATCCGTAATATCGAAAAGGTGCGTCAGGAAGTGGGCATGGTGTTCCAGCATTTCAACCTGTTCCCGCATCTGACGGTTTTACAGAACTGCACGCTGGCACCGATCTGGGTGCGTAAAATGCCGAAGAAGGAAGCGGAAGCACTGGCGATGCATTATCTTGAACGCGTGCGTATTGCTGAACATGCCCATAAATTTCCGGGGCAGATTTCCGGCGGGCAGCAACAGCGCGTAGCCATTGCTCGTTCGCTGTGTATGAAACCGAAAATCATGCTGTTCGACGAACCGACTTCTGCGCTCGACCCGGAGATGGTGAAAGAGGTGCTGGATACGATGATTGGCCTTGCCGAGTCGGGTATGACCATGCTCTGCGTGACCCATGAGATGGGCTTTGCCCGTACCGTAGCGGATCGCGTGATCTTTATGGATCGTGGTGAAATCGTTGAACAGGCACCGCCAGAAACCTTCTTTGCCAACCCCAAATCAGAACGTACAAGAGCATTTTTGTCGCAGGTTATTCATTAA
- a CDS encoding amino acid ABC transporter permease, producing the protein MTKAIVSHSPRPVSTGTGHYLLWVRKNLFSSWSNTLLTLFCLWLMWELIPPLLNWVLFQANWVGTTRADCTKEGACWVFIHQRFGQFMYGLYPHEQRWRINVALIFGLLSIAPMFLKTLPRRGRYIACWAVIYPVVVWWLLYGGFLGLERVETRQWGGLTLTLIIAAVGIAGALPLGILLALGRRSKMPVVRILSVIFIEFWRGVPLITVLFMSSVMLPLFMSEGTSIDKLIRALVGVVLFQSAYVAEVVRGGLQALPKGQYEAAESLALGYWKTQGLVILPQALKLVIPGLVNTIIALFKDTSLVIIIGLFDLFSSVQQATVDPAWLGMSTEGYVFAALVYWIFCFSMSRYSQHLEKRFNTGRTAH; encoded by the coding sequence ATGACAAAAGCTATTGTGTCTCACTCGCCGCGTCCGGTCAGTACCGGGACGGGGCATTATTTACTTTGGGTACGTAAGAACCTTTTCTCCAGCTGGTCAAACACACTGCTGACGCTGTTCTGCCTGTGGCTGATGTGGGAGCTGATCCCGCCATTGCTTAACTGGGTGTTATTCCAGGCAAACTGGGTGGGAACGACCCGCGCGGATTGTACGAAGGAAGGCGCCTGCTGGGTATTTATCCATCAGCGGTTTGGGCAGTTTATGTATGGCCTTTACCCCCATGAGCAGCGCTGGCGGATCAATGTTGCCTTAATCTTTGGTCTGCTCTCTATCGCGCCGATGTTTTTGAAAACACTGCCCAGGCGTGGCCGTTATATCGCCTGCTGGGCAGTTATCTATCCGGTCGTGGTGTGGTGGTTGTTGTATGGAGGATTTTTAGGGCTTGAGCGGGTGGAAACCCGTCAATGGGGCGGATTAACGCTGACGCTAATCATCGCCGCGGTCGGTATCGCCGGTGCTTTGCCGTTGGGCATCTTACTGGCCTTGGGGCGGCGTTCAAAAATGCCAGTGGTGCGGATCCTGTCGGTGATATTTATCGAGTTCTGGCGTGGCGTGCCGCTGATTACCGTGCTGTTTATGTCGTCAGTAATGCTGCCGCTGTTTATGTCTGAAGGAACAAGCATAGATAAGCTCATCCGTGCGCTGGTTGGCGTGGTGCTTTTTCAGTCGGCTTATGTGGCGGAAGTGGTACGCGGCGGGCTTCAGGCATTGCCGAAGGGTCAGTATGAAGCGGCGGAATCGCTGGCCCTTGGTTACTGGAAAACACAGGGGCTGGTCATATTGCCCCAGGCGCTGAAACTGGTGATCCCGGGTCTGGTTAATACCATTATCGCGCTATTTAAAGATACCAGTCTGGTGATCATCATCGGGCTTTTTGATCTGTTCAGCAGCGTGCAGCAGGCCACGGTCGATCCGGCATGGCTTGGCATGTCGACCGAGGGCTATGTCTTTGCCGCGCTGGTTTACTGGATTTTCTGTTTTAGCATGTCACGCTACAGCCAGCATCTGGAGAAGCGTTTCAACACCGGGCGTACAGCGCACTGA
- a CDS encoding gamma carbonic anhydrase family protein produces MSAVLRPYKDLFPKVGQRVMIDATSVVIGDVRMADDVGIWPLVAIRGDVNHVEIGARTNIQDGSVLHVTHKSAYNPAGNPLTIGEDVTVGHKVMLHGCTIGNRVLVGMGSILLDGVVVEDDVMIGAGSLVPQNKRLETGYLYLGSPVKQIRPLTEAEIEGLQYSANNYVKWKDDYLAQGNQIQP; encoded by the coding sequence ATGTCTGCTGTCTTACGTCCTTATAAGGATCTTTTCCCAAAAGTGGGACAACGCGTGATGATCGATGCCACCAGCGTCGTCATTGGCGACGTCCGCATGGCTGATGATGTGGGGATTTGGCCGCTTGTCGCGATCCGTGGTGACGTGAACCATGTCGAGATAGGCGCACGCACTAATATTCAGGACGGCAGCGTGCTGCATGTCACGCACAAGTCTGCTTATAACCCGGCGGGTAATCCGCTGACTATTGGCGAAGACGTCACCGTCGGGCATAAAGTGATGTTACATGGGTGCACCATTGGCAATCGCGTTCTGGTCGGCATGGGATCGATTCTGTTGGATGGCGTTGTTGTGGAAGATGATGTGATGATTGGGGCAGGTAGCCTGGTGCCGCAAAACAAACGGCTCGAAACGGGTTATCTCTATCTGGGCAGTCCGGTTAAACAGATCCGCCCCTTAACTGAGGCGGAAATCGAAGGACTGCAATATTCAGCTAATAACTACGTCAAATGGAAAGACGACTATCTGGCTCAGGGTAACCAGATCCAGCCCTGA
- a CDS encoding amino acid ABC transporter substrate-binding protein: protein MKKMMIASLAAAGALFAVANQAHAGATLDAVKKKGFVQCGISDGLPGFSYADANGKFSGIDVDVCRGVAAAVFGDDTKVKYTPLTAKERFTALQSGEVDVLSRNTTWTSSRDAGMGMSFTGVTYYDGIGFLTHNKAGLKSAKELDGATVCIQAGTDTELNVADYFKSNKMNYTPVTFDRSDESAKALESGRCDTLASDQSQLYALRIKLSTPGEWIVLPEVISKEPLGPVVRRGDDEWFSIVRWTLFAMLNAEEMGVTSKNVDEKAANPATPDMAHLLGKEGDYGKDLKLDNKWAYNIIKKVGNYAEVFERNVGSESPLKIKRGQNNLWNNGGIQYAPPVR from the coding sequence ATGAAAAAGATGATGATCGCCAGCCTGGCCGCTGCCGGTGCGCTGTTTGCTGTTGCTAATCAGGCCCATGCTGGTGCCACTCTGGATGCAGTAAAGAAAAAAGGTTTTGTGCAGTGCGGTATTAGTGACGGGTTGCCGGGTTTCTCTTATGCAGACGCCAACGGTAAATTTAGCGGTATTGATGTGGATGTGTGCCGTGGCGTTGCGGCTGCCGTTTTCGGCGATGATACAAAAGTAAAATATACCCCGCTGACGGCAAAAGAGCGCTTCACTGCGTTGCAGTCGGGTGAAGTGGATGTACTCTCCCGTAATACGACCTGGACCTCCTCCCGTGATGCAGGCATGGGAATGTCCTTTACCGGCGTCACCTACTATGACGGTATCGGCTTCCTGACCCACAACAAAGCGGGCCTTAAAAGCGCCAAAGAGCTGGATGGTGCCACCGTCTGTATTCAGGCAGGTACAGACACCGAGCTGAACGTGGCGGATTATTTCAAATCCAACAAAATGAACTATACGCCGGTGACCTTTGACCGTTCTGATGAATCCGCCAAGGCGCTGGAATCAGGTCGTTGCGATACGCTGGCCTCCGACCAGTCTCAGCTCTATGCGCTGCGCATTAAGCTGAGCACGCCGGGCGAGTGGATTGTTCTGCCGGAAGTGATTTCTAAAGAGCCGCTGGGCCCGGTGGTTCGCCGCGGTGATGATGAGTGGTTCTCCATTGTGCGCTGGACGCTGTTCGCCATGCTGAATGCGGAAGAGATGGGTGTTACCTCTAAAAACGTCGATGAGAAAGCGGCGAATCCGGCCACGCCTGATATGGCGCATCTGCTGGGCAAAGAGGGTGATTACGGCAAGGATCTGAAGCTTGATAACAAATGGGCTTATAACATCATCAAGAAAGTCGGTAACTATGCGGAAGTGTTCGAACGTAATGTGGGTTCTGAAAGCCCACTGAAAATCAAACGTGGTCAGAACAACCTCTGGAATAACGGCGGTATTCAGTACGCTCCGCCAGTACGTTAA
- a CDS encoding DUF1488 domain-containing protein: protein MNQAIQFPDREEWHAELQAVCFPVLVNGMQLTCAIKGSSLAYRFKGDTPEQWLHNFQANRWDIEEEAEQLIHDQQEDDQGWIWLP from the coding sequence ATGAATCAGGCCATCCAGTTTCCGGATCGCGAAGAGTGGCATGCAGAATTGCAGGCGGTATGCTTTCCCGTGCTGGTAAATGGTATGCAGCTTACCTGCGCAATAAAGGGCAGCTCGCTGGCGTATCGTTTTAAAGGCGATACGCCGGAACAGTGGTTGCATAATTTTCAGGCTAACCGCTGGGATATTGAAGAAGAAGCTGAACAGCTGATCCACGATCAGCAAGAAGACGATCAGGGCTGGATCTGGTTACCCTGA
- a CDS encoding TetR family transcriptional regulator: protein MAKRTKEDALKTRQLLIDTAILTFSQQGFSGTSLDDIAHAAQVTRGAIYWHFENKSQLFNAIWQEQLPVRDKIADKMKLHSDASAEIILRQSLIEGLRLIAQDPLEQALVEILYHKCEFTKELTSETEIRERLLFNHEHVLQMLNKCLKENPGFLNCNIDLAMIIIQAYLSGIIKNWLMTDKSFDLDRLAPSLVDGLLASLRLTPSAPVNHHSCTSLSLRTSSISP, encoded by the coding sequence ATGGCAAAAAGAACGAAAGAGGATGCCTTAAAAACACGGCAATTATTAATTGACACCGCCATTTTAACCTTTTCTCAACAAGGATTCTCTGGCACATCGCTGGATGATATAGCCCATGCAGCGCAAGTAACACGCGGCGCTATTTACTGGCACTTTGAAAATAAATCACAATTATTTAACGCTATCTGGCAAGAACAATTACCTGTGAGGGATAAAATAGCCGATAAAATGAAGTTACATTCGGACGCATCTGCCGAAATAATATTACGACAATCACTAATAGAAGGTTTACGGCTGATTGCTCAGGATCCGCTGGAACAGGCGCTGGTGGAAATTCTTTACCATAAATGCGAGTTTACAAAAGAGCTGACATCAGAAACAGAGATACGCGAGCGTCTGTTGTTTAATCATGAACATGTTTTGCAGATGTTGAATAAATGCTTAAAAGAAAACCCAGGGTTTCTGAACTGTAATATAGACCTGGCGATGATTATTATTCAGGCCTACCTGAGCGGTATCATCAAAAACTGGCTCATGACGGACAAAAGCTTTGATCTCGACAGACTGGCTCCGTCGCTGGTGGACGGACTGCTGGCATCGCTTCGCCTTACGCCCTCTGCGCCGGTAAACCATCACTCATGTACATCATTGTCCCTGCGCACATCCTCTATTTCTCCATAA